In the Primulina tabacum isolate GXHZ01 chromosome 15, ASM2559414v2, whole genome shotgun sequence genome, tatttataataattcctagatgtaaactcgagcttatttcataacttaaccgaattgttttaaaacttagaccggggttccggttttaaaccaaaccgactcgaaacttaaccgaattttaCCAAACTTAAAAGATGACTTAACAACACTATACCAGACCTGAACCCACCCAATTCGAACCCCTTAGAACCCTAAAAACCCTACTGGTATGCTGCTGGGAATTACAACACATGCGCGCCTCATCCCTAGTCATGGCCGTGCTTATTAAGAGGAAAATGAGTCCAATGACTCAGGTCCATCACTTTTTTGGGGCccaaaaattttttaaaaaaaattattatacatAATACTAGTTACTAGATAGCCCAAAACCAAGTATTTATTAAATGAAACTTGCTTAGCTTGTTATCGATTTATTCCTCAATCTTCCCCAatattcatctacagacaagcCCTAATTTCTTCAATCTGAAAATATGGATATTGATGTTGCTATCAAACTTTTACAAGGAATTGTTTTATTTCTTGAAGAATTTAGAGAAGATGGTTACGATAAGGCCATGGTTGAAGCTAAAGAAATGGCATGTGAGATGGGCATTGAAGCTGTATTTCGAGAGAAACATGTTATTCGAAAAAAGAAACAATTTGGTGAAAGTAACAATGAAGAAGTGATACAGTCAGCTGTAGAATCTTTTCGAATTAACTACTTTCTCTTAATAATCGATCAAGCTCGTTCTTCTATGAAAGCTCGATTTGAAcagtttcaaaaatatgaagaaaCATTTGGTTTTTTGTTCAATTTAGAGATGTTACAACATGGAGACGATGAAACCTTGTTGAGGTCTTGCAAGAATCTTGAAAATTCTTTGACTCATAAGGGTTGTTCTGATATTAATGGAGATGATCTATTTTCGGAGTTGACATTCTTGAGGTGCTCATTACCAAGAGAAGCAAAATCGGCCATTGATATAGTGAATTACTTGAAGAAAATGGATGAGTGTTTCCCAAATGCTCATATTGCTTTTAAAATCTTTTTGACTGTCCCGGtcacagtagcaagtgcagAGCGAAGTTTCTCAAAGTTAAAACTCATCAAAACTTTCTCTGATCAACCATgtcacaagaaagattgaatggaTTGGCTATGTTATCGATCGAGAAAGAAATTAATGAACAACTTGATTATACAGACTTGATTAGTATTTTTAGCTCTAAAACTGTTAGACGGGTTGTTTTTTAGTGATCATTTTGGAcatgtttaatatttttattcatttagttttttatattgtctttgacgtattgatttattttgaaaaattgctaTGGAACTAAAAAAAAATGGACACACATTATGATTCAGTGGTCTGTTTTTAAAAGTTAGACCCAGGCCCAAATATTGTTAGGATCGGCCCAGTCCCTAGTGAGCTAACCCCCCCATTTTTTCGCTCCTATTCCACAACCAAGCGAACCAACTCTTGAATCACCtctcctagaccaccctaggactctaCTGGACCCAAAGGAATCACGGCTACACCCTCATGCAAGAAGGACACCGATCATCTCATGTGCACCATGCGAACAAACCTCCTACCCGCAGCTCGATCGACTTCGTGGCTCGTTCCAGTAGGTCTTGAATTTCTCCAGGCCTTGACTTAGACCCTCAAGGGTCAAGTCCATGGCTCAGATCAGTCCTCGAGTTGCTGGTTCAGCCCTTGCACGTAATCTACCCCAAAACCGAGCTCTCCCCTAGCCATCACTCCTCTCGGCTACCTTTAAAATCACCACTAATCCTCCTAATAGTCTCATAACTCAAACTTATCACCAAGAACA is a window encoding:
- the LOC142525937 gene encoding uncharacterized protein LOC142525937; the protein is MDIDVAIKLLQGIVLFLEEFREDGYDKAMVEAKEMACEMGIEAVFREKHVIRKKKQFGESNNEEVIQSAVESFRINYFLLIIDQARSSMKARFEQFQKYEETFGFLFNLEMLQHGDDETLLRSCKNLENSLTHKGCSDINGDDLFSELTFLRCSLPREAKSAIDIVNYLKKMDECFPNAHIAFKIFLTVPVTVASAERSFSKLKLIKTFSDQPCHKKD